The genomic DNA CGGGTACGGAACGGCGGGCGGGTACGGGAGCAGTTCCCGTACCCGCCCGCCGGCGTCACGTGCGACGCGGGCTCAGCCGTCCAGGGGCATGTCGGCCGCGAGTGTGGTGAAGGCCGTCCAGGCGGTCGGGGTGACGGCGAGGGCGCGGATCTCCGTGTCCTTGGAGTCGCGTACGTGGACTGTTGCGGGACTCATGGCGACCTCGACGCAGTTGCCGCCACCACTGCCGCTGTAGCTGCTTTTGAACCAGGCCAGTTCGGTGCTCATAGCGCTCCTCGCATCTCCCTCAGCAGGTCCACGGTGGCCATACGACTCAGGGCCTGTGACCGCATCTTTCCATAGCGCTGGAGCATGGAACTCACCAGTCTCGGCTCGGTCAGCAGAGTGCTGCTGTCGTGTCCTTCGACATATCCGACCCATTGGTGGTTGTCGCGTTCAGCGAGGTACATCTGGCCGTCGACGCCGGAATGGTCCTCCTGCCGCAGAGGCATGACGAGGATCTCGATGTTCCGTCGGCTGCCCTGTTCCAGGAGGTTGCCGATGACCGCGCGTGCCACCTCAACACCCCCGAGGTGACGTTCAAGCACCGCTTGTTCGATCAGGAACGAGAACACCGTGTTCGGGCGCTCGGTCAAAAGCCGCTGACGCTCCTGTCGGGCAGCAACTTGCCTTTCGAACTGCTCCTCCGACAGCGGGGGAACCTGCCGGTCGAAGATCGCCCGGATGTACCCCTCCGGCTGCAGCAGCCCCGGAATCGCCCGGCACTCGTACGCGTACAGGGAGATCGCCTCCTCCTCGACCCCCGCCCACTGGCGGAACCACGACGCCAGCCCCGCCCTCCGCGTCAGGCTCCTCGCAGCCGCCGCGAGGACCTTGGCCGCGACCGGACCCAGGGCCTCCTCCGCCCGTGCGGGCAGGTCCGCGGGCGGGAACCGCTTCCCCTGCTCGATCTTGGCGACGTAGGCGGTCGAGTACCGCACCCGTGGCGCGAACTCCTCCTGCGTCAGCCGGGACTCCTCGCGCAGTGCCTTGAGTACCGCGCCGAAGGTCTTGAGGCTGTCGGAGATTTCCGCCTCCGCGCCGTTCGCGCCGCCGTTGCCGCCTCCGCCGTGGTCCGCCCTCATCGCCGCGTGCCTCCCGTACCCGCGCTTTCACGCCGTGCTCAATCCCGCCCGACCCGCCCATGGTCACGGGGAGTTACCCATCCGGTCCAGAGTGTGCACCGGTACAGCCGTGCTTGTACGGGTGTCGTCCCTGTCGGGGGCCGGGAGGGCGCCGGAGCGCGGGGCGCAGGCCGACGCCCCGGGCCCGGGAGGCCGTAACCGTAAGTGTGTTCGCCCGGTGCTTCTCCGCCACCGGGACCGGAGCTTCCTCGACACCGTCGGCCGGCACGTGCTCAAGCCGGACCCGGCGCCCTATCTGCCGTCGCCACGGGACGGAGTGCTCCACCAGGCCGTGGACCTCGCCTCCGGCATCGGGGCCCTCGCCGAGTCGGTCGACACCGCGCGGCACGGAGGCGGGTGGAAACGACCGCGGCGGCCGGATGTAGGTACTGTCAGGGTTGTGTACGCACAATGTTCCTGCTGCGAGGGGAGCGCGGTATGAGCACCATTTCCGTCCGCGAGTTCTCGCACAACCCCGGCGCGGTCTTCGCCCGCGTCGAGAAGGGCGAGGCCATCCAGGTCACCCGGCGCGGCAACGTCATCGCGATACTGTCACCCGCCGGCAGCCCCATGGAGCGGTACGCGCACCTGGTGGCGCAGGGGAAGATCAAGCTGAAGCCGGTCACCGGCGCCGACCGCCACGGCATGCCGCACTACGAGGTGCCGGAAGACGTCGACCCCGTGGCGCTCCTGCTGGCCGAGTGCGAAGAGGACGACCGTTGATCTACACGGACACGTCCGCGCTGGTCACGTGGATGACGCGACGCGGCCACTGGGGCGCGCTGGACGCCTTCCTCCAGGAGCGGGCCGCGGAGCCGCTCGCCACCACCACGCTCGGCTTCGTGGAGACCGTACGAACCCAGGACCTCATGGGGCACTTCCCGAAAGCCATGGGGGACCTGGACGCCCGGATCACCGAGATCCTCCTGACCCGGCAGGTGCGCGACGCGGCGGCCCTCCTGGTCGGGCGCTTGAGGACGCTGGACGCGATTCACGTGGCCAGCGCGCTCTCCCTGCGGGACGACCTGACCGCCCTGGTGACCTACGACCGCGGGATGCTCGAGACCGCCCGCGCCGAGGGACTGCCGGCCGACGCGCCCGGCATGTCGGACTGACCCGGGGGCCGGACTGTAGGAACCCGACAGGCGGCCCCGAGCGCCACTGTCGGTGCCCCGATGTCCCGCCGCGGACGGGGACCGATAGGTTTTCGGGTGAGCCGCCCGTCACCGCCCCTGTCATCCGGGCGTCCGGGCGGGGAAAGAACCGCTATCGAAAGGGTGATCCGATGAGCCGCTCGGTTCTCGTCACCGGAGGCAACCGGGGCATCGGCCTCGCCATCGCCCGCGCTTTCGCCGACGCCGGCGACAAGGTCGCGTTCACCTACCGGTCCGGCGAGCCGCCCGCCGAGCTGGTCGAGCTGGGCTGCCTGGGCGTCCGGTGCGACATCACCGACTCCGAGCAGGTGGAGACCGCCTACAAGGAGATCGAGGAGAGGCACGGCCCGGTCGAGGTCCTGGTCGCCAACGCCGGCGTCACCAGGGACCAGTTGCTCATGCGGATGTCCGAGGAGGACTTCACCGCCGTCCTCGACACCAACCTGACCGGCACGTTCCGCGTCGTGAAGCGGGCCAACCGGGGCATGCTGCGCGCCAGGAAGGGCCGCGTCGTCCTCATCTCCTCCGTCGTCGGCCTGCTCGGCTCGGCGGGCCAGGCCAACTACGCCGCCTCCAAGGCCGGCCTGGTCGGCTTCGCCCGCTCGCTCGCCCGGGAACTCGGCTCCCGCAACATCACCTTCAACGTCGTCGCGCCCGGTTTCGTCGACACCGACATGACCAAGGTGCTCACCGACGAGCAGCGCGCCGGCATCGTCTCGCAGGTGCCGCTGGGCCGCTACGCGCAGCCGGAGGAGATCGCGGCCGCGGTGCGCTTCCTGGCGTCGGACGACGCCTCGTACATCACTGGAGCCGTCATCCCGGTTGACGGCGGATTGGGCATGGGTCACTGAGTCACATGAGCGGAATTCTCGACGGCAAGCGCGTCCTCGTCACCGGTGTGCTGATGGAGTCCTCCATTGCGTTCCACACCGCGAAGGTGGCCCAGGAGCAGGGCGCCGAGGTCATCCTGACCGCGTTCCCGCGGCCCACCCTGACCGAGCGCATCGCCAAGAAGCTCCCGAAGCCGGCCAGGGTCATCGAGCTCGACGTCACCAACGACGAGCACCTGGCCCGGGTCGAGGGCGTCGTCCGCGAGGAGCTCGGCGGCCTCGACGGAGTCGTGCACTCCATCGGCTTCGCCCCGCAGGACGCGCTCGGCGGCAACTTCCTCCACACGCCGTTCGAGTCGGTGTCCACGGCGATGCACGTCTCGGCGTTCTCGCTGAAGTCGCTGACCACGGCCTGCCTGCCCCTGATGGAGGACGGCGGCTCGGTGGTCGGCCTGACCTTCGACGCGCAGTTCGCCTGGCCGCAGTACGACTGGATGGGCCCCGCCAAGGCCGCCCTGGAGGCCACCAGCCGCTACCTGGCGCGGGACCTCGGCAAGCGGAACGTCCGCTGCAACCTGATCTCCGCCGGCCCGCTCGGCTCGATGGCGGCCAAGTCCATCCCGGGCTTCGGGGACCTGGCCAAGGTCTGGGACGAGCGCTCCCCCCTCGCGTGGGACATGACCGATCCGGAGCCCGCCGGCCGCGGTGTCGTCGCCCTGCTGTCGGACTTCTTCCCGAAGACCACCGGCGAGATCGTCCACGTCGACGGCGGCGTCCACATCATGGGTGCCTGACGCTCCGCACCCACCCCGTCCGCCCCGGCGTTCCGCCGTCGAGGCCGCGCGACCGTCACCCGATCGGCGCGCGGCCTCGCCGTGCGTGAGGCACACTGGTCGAGCCGGGCGGCTCCGCCCCCGGTGTCCGGGGAGGAGGTGCGGCCGTGGCGATACGACACCACCGGACGGCGGCTTCGACCGCCGCCCCGGCCCTCGCCGCCGTCCTGCTCGCGGGTCTCGCCGCGCCGGCGGGACCCGCCGCGGCGGACGACCGGCGGGAGCGGGCGGGCGCGTCGTGCCGTACCGAGGTCGACGGTTCCCACGTCACCGCGTACTGCCACAACCCCTACCCCCGCACCGACCGGGTGCGACTGCACGTCGAGTGCGCCCGCTGGTGGGACGTCGACGCCGACAGCGCGCCGGTCGAGGTCCCGGCCACCGCCCACGTCGAACTGGCGGAGCGGTGCTGGAAGGAGGTCCGGGCCGCCTGGATCAGCCACGATCCCCTTCCGGCCCCGGGTTCCCGAGGCAGGTGAACGGGTAGCCCGCCGCCTCCGACGCCGCGGTCTCGGCGTCACCCGCGCGGATCGCCGCCACCAGCCGCCCGTGGTCCATGTGGTGCTCCGGGCGCAGCTCCCGGCCCACGTCGTCGCGCAGCCAGGCGCGCATCAGGTGCCCGAGGTCGGCGTACAGCTCGGTCAGCACGTCGTTGTGCGAGGCCGCGACCACGGCGAGGTGGAAGGTCGCGTCCGCCGCCACGAACAGGTCGGCGTCGCCCGTCCCCCACGCCTCCTCGCGCCGCGCGAGGAGCGTCTCCAGCTGCCGCAGGTCCCGCTCGGTGCGGCGCCCGGCGGCCAGCCGCGCCGCCGACGACTCCAGGGTGGAGCGCAACTCGGCGACGTGCCGGGGGTCGGCGTCGGCGAAGCGGCGGTGCATCACCCCGGCCAGCTCGCTCGTCGCGACCACGTACGTGCCGGATCCCTGGCGGATGTCCAGCAGGCCGTTGTGCGCGAGCGCCCGCACCGCCTCGCGGACGGTGTTGCGGGCCACGCCCAGCTGCTCCACCAGCTCCGGCTCGGTGGGGATGCGCGAGCCGACCGGCCACTCACCGGAGGTGATCTGGTTCCGCAGCTGCGCGATCACCTGGTCGGAGAGCGCGGACCGGCGGGGCGAGCTGAGCGCCATGGTTCTTCCTCGTCTCGGGTTCGGGGCGGGTTCGGGGCGGGTTCGGCGGTGGTTCGTTCGCGATTGGACAACCAATCATCCCATGATTCTATGATGGGCATATGTCCGACGAGCCGCAGATCCCGACGCACAGTCCCGTACGCGTGACCCCCCGGTCGGCCGCCCCGCCGCCGCGGACCGCCCCGGCCGCCGCGGCGCCCTCCGGAAGGTGGCTCCCCCGTCTCCTCGTCGTCGGTCTCGTCCTCGCCGCGCTCAACCTCCGCCCCGCCATCACCAGCCTCGGCGCGCTCCTGGAGGAGGTCCGCACCGGCCTCCACATGAGCGGAGGCGTCGCGGGCCTCCTCACCTCCGTGCCACCGCTGTGCTTCGCCGTCTTCGGCGTCGCCGCGCCGCGCCTCGCCCGCCGCTTCGGCGGGGCCGCGGTGGTCTGCGCCGGCATGGCGGCGATCGCCGTCGGCGTGGCGTGCCGCCCCTTCGCGGGCGGCACGCCGGGCTTCCTCGCCGCGAGCGCCCTCGCCCTGGCGGGCATCGCCCTCAGCAACGTGCTGATGCCCGCCGTCGTCAAGCGGTACTTCCCCGACCGCGTCGGCACGATGACCGGCCTGTACTCGATGGCCCTGGCCCTGGGCACCTCCCTCGCGGCGGCCGTCACCGTTCCGCTCACCGCCGCCCTGGGCGGCGGCTGGCGCGCCGGTCTGGGCGTGTGGGCGGCCCTGGCGGCCCTGGCGGTCCTGCCGTGGATCCCGGTCGTACGGGACCACCGCGCGGCCGCGCGTCCCGTCCCCTCCGTCGGCGTCCCTTCGGCGGGCGCCGTCCCCTCTGTTGCCGTCCCCTCCGAGGGTGCCCCGGCGGCCGGGCCGCGGGTGGCGCGGAGCCGTACGGCCTGGGCGCTCGCCTGCTTCTTCGGCCTCCAGGCCACCGGCGCGTATATCACGATGGGCTGGCTCCCGCAGATCTTCCGCGACGCGGGCGTCCCGGCCGGGACCGCCGGCGTCCTGCTGGCCGTCACCATGGTCATGGGCGTCCCGCTCGCCTTCGTCATCCCGCGCGTCGCCGGCCGGATGCGGCAGCAGGGCCCGATCGTGGTCGCCCTCGGCCTGGCCGGGCTCGCCGGGTACGCCGGGCTGCTCACCGCGCCGGCCGCCGGCGCCTGGCTCTGGGCGGTCCTGCTCGGCATCTCGAACTGCGCCTTCCCGCTCGCCCTCACCATGATCGGCATGCGGGCCCGCACGGGCACCGGCGTCGTGCGGCTCTCCGCCTTCGCCCAGTGCGCCGGGTACCTCCTGTCGATCCCCGGGCCGATCCTCGTCGGCGCCCTGTACCAGCACAGCGGCGGCTGGACCGCCCCACTCGCCCTGATGGCGGGCCTGATCGTGCCCCAGATGGCGGCCGGCGTGCTGGCCGGA from Streptomyces sp. MRC013 includes the following:
- the fabI gene encoding enoyl-ACP reductase FabI — its product is MSGILDGKRVLVTGVLMESSIAFHTAKVAQEQGAEVILTAFPRPTLTERIAKKLPKPARVIELDVTNDEHLARVEGVVREELGGLDGVVHSIGFAPQDALGGNFLHTPFESVSTAMHVSAFSLKSLTTACLPLMEDGGSVVGLTFDAQFAWPQYDWMGPAKAALEATSRYLARDLGKRNVRCNLISAGPLGSMAAKSIPGFGDLAKVWDERSPLAWDMTDPEPAGRGVVALLSDFFPKTTGEIVHVDGGVHIMGA
- a CDS encoding type II toxin-antitoxin system Phd/YefM family antitoxin yields the protein MSTISVREFSHNPGAVFARVEKGEAIQVTRRGNVIAILSPAGSPMERYAHLVAQGKIKLKPVTGADRHGMPHYEVPEDVDPVALLLAECEEDDR
- a CDS encoding type II toxin-antitoxin system VapC family toxin gives rise to the protein MIYTDTSALVTWMTRRGHWGALDAFLQERAAEPLATTTLGFVETVRTQDLMGHFPKAMGDLDARITEILLTRQVRDAAALLVGRLRTLDAIHVASALSLRDDLTALVTYDRGMLETARAEGLPADAPGMSD
- a CDS encoding MFS transporter, which encodes MSDEPQIPTHSPVRVTPRSAAPPPRTAPAAAAPSGRWLPRLLVVGLVLAALNLRPAITSLGALLEEVRTGLHMSGGVAGLLTSVPPLCFAVFGVAAPRLARRFGGAAVVCAGMAAIAVGVACRPFAGGTPGFLAASALALAGIALSNVLMPAVVKRYFPDRVGTMTGLYSMALALGTSLAAAVTVPLTAALGGGWRAGLGVWAALAALAVLPWIPVVRDHRAAARPVPSVGVPSAGAVPSVAVPSEGAPAAGPRVARSRTAWALACFFGLQATGAYITMGWLPQIFRDAGVPAGTAGVLLAVTMVMGVPLAFVIPRVAGRMRQQGPIVVALGLAGLAGYAGLLTAPAAGAWLWAVLLGISNCAFPLALTMIGMRARTGTGVVRLSAFAQCAGYLLSIPGPILVGALYQHSGGWTAPLALMAGLIVPQMAAGVLAGRDRTVEDEA
- a CDS encoding DUF397 domain-containing protein, with protein sequence MSTELAWFKSSYSGSGGGNCVEVAMSPATVHVRDSKDTEIRALAVTPTAWTAFTTLAADMPLDG
- a CDS encoding helix-turn-helix transcriptional regulator is translated as MRADHGGGGNGGANGAEAEISDSLKTFGAVLKALREESRLTQEEFAPRVRYSTAYVAKIEQGKRFPPADLPARAEEALGPVAAKVLAAAARSLTRRAGLASWFRQWAGVEEEAISLYAYECRAIPGLLQPEGYIRAIFDRQVPPLSEEQFERQVAARQERQRLLTERPNTVFSFLIEQAVLERHLGGVEVARAVIGNLLEQGSRRNIEILVMPLRQEDHSGVDGQMYLAERDNHQWVGYVEGHDSSTLLTEPRLVSSMLQRYGKMRSQALSRMATVDLLREMRGAL
- a CDS encoding FadR/GntR family transcriptional regulator, with the translated sequence MALSSPRRSALSDQVIAQLRNQITSGEWPVGSRIPTEPELVEQLGVARNTVREAVRALAHNGLLDIRQGSGTYVVATSELAGVMHRRFADADPRHVAELRSTLESSAARLAAGRRTERDLRQLETLLARREEAWGTGDADLFVAADATFHLAVVAASHNDVLTELYADLGHLMRAWLRDDVGRELRPEHHMDHGRLVAAIRAGDAETAASEAAGYPFTCLGNPGPEGDRG
- the fabG gene encoding 3-oxoacyl-[acyl-carrier-protein] reductase; protein product: MSRSVLVTGGNRGIGLAIARAFADAGDKVAFTYRSGEPPAELVELGCLGVRCDITDSEQVETAYKEIEERHGPVEVLVANAGVTRDQLLMRMSEEDFTAVLDTNLTGTFRVVKRANRGMLRARKGRVVLISSVVGLLGSAGQANYAASKAGLVGFARSLARELGSRNITFNVVAPGFVDTDMTKVLTDEQRAGIVSQVPLGRYAQPEEIAAAVRFLASDDASYITGAVIPVDGGLGMGH